Genomic segment of Hoplias malabaricus isolate fHopMal1 chromosome 14, fHopMal1.hap1, whole genome shotgun sequence:
tatattttaatgatgcTAGATCATCTGTAAAATATGAAGTTTATACTGAAGTAtcaataaaaactaaaaaggaaaaaaacaacagcacagCATTGCATGAATTCCGTGGTTTAGTTTAGCTGCCTTAGTCATACAGACCACAACAATACCACCTGTAGTGTTCTCAACATATGGAGTACATTAATTGAGACCATGTCCTGAACACTTTCTTACGACAGAGTTTAAGGACCATGgcactgggggaaaaaaaagattccgagaataaagtcagaattctgagaattaTCTCGGagtaattctgagaaaaaaagtcagtataatacagagaataaagtcagaatatttagataAACACtgttttgggttattatttataatatgtagacagacagactcagtCTGTGCGCTATAttgtgagttgtgaaagaagcagtcagtgaagtgaagacaattatttaataaatgcatCCACACAACAaagtggcggcacggtggcgcagcaggtagtgtcgcagtcacacagctccaggggcctggaggttgtgggttcgattcccgctccgggtgactgtctgtgaggagttggtgtgttctccccgtgtccgcgtgggtttcctccgggtgctccggtttcctcccacagtccaaaaacacacgttgcaggtggattggcgacttgaaagtgtccgtaggtgtgagtgaatgtgtctgtgttgccctgtgaaggactggcgtcccctccagggtgtattcccgccttgcgcccgatgattccaggtaggctctggaccccccgcgacccttaattggataagcggttacagataatggatggatggatggatccaCACAACATGTTGACTAAACCCTGTCAGTACAGCTCCTGACTGCGACGCATACGGCTTTTGTTTATTGTACAAGTCCATGAGCCATAACGAACGATCGATTCTTGCACCGATTCAGAGTTTAAATACAAACTTTTTTgagatttgttgacgccatgaaattttggaacaacatatttatcccttaaaatgatacattctctcagtttaaacttttgatctgtgatttgtgttctatgctgaataaaatattagatgttgggacctccacatcattgctttcagtttttattcaaaatttgtttagtgtcccaatgtttttggaatccggtttgtactaatcacaatctggtcctgatgtggcaGAGAACGGAGTATTTATTCCTGAAAGTATGACTTGAGCAATACACTGCATTCCTCATTTACATTGTGGTTGTCTGCTCTATTATACCTGCAGCGACTTATTGCGAGATTATTCTgagaattattctgagattgttATATAaactcagaattctgactttattcttggaatcttgtttatttttttcaacgcagtggccctaaaactccttcatactttctGAAAAGTCCATTAGGTTGAAAACGTTCTCATAACGAGAAAGTCATAAATcataatacattcatttacGCGATGCCTCATTAAATAGCACCTTACTTGTATATGATTTATAAGTTAAAGcattatattaattcattcttcCTAGATGTTTTTGTATCTCCTAactatagggtgaccagacttcctcttttacccggacatgtcctcttttttagacttaaaaaaatgtccgggcggaatttcacaaacgtccgggattttgtttttctagagcttacatagaacttcgagaagcgtttcgttcacaaactagtcccgccctcccctactccgattggttcgcttgagtgagaagggggagtggtgaagtaggctaaaatcttctgattggacggtctgagtgtaaagctaccgttattggtcgataaccttctctgtaaatattgaATTGTTCATTCCCCCCCTCTTTTTTTaacatctcagatctggtcatcCTACCCTACTCCCAAGCTCTCATACATCGAGCATAACAGCATCCAGAGACAAGACCGGCCAACTCTTCCATCTCTCTGCAAGAGTTATCTCACAGTTATCTATATCAGACTGCTTTATTTTGCTTTCGtattgacttttattttgactaaTTATACAGGTCTTTCACTTAACGGTCCACTCTGACGCGCTACTTAATGCGTTGGACTGTTGCCTGAGAGGAGCTGTTCTGTAGATAATTTTCTTGCCGAGGGGAGCCCAGCTCGGAGCTTTGTTGCTGCTTAGAGGGTTTAAGGAAATTTAACAATTGTGAAGAAGACCTCCTCAGAATTTGACATCTCTAGTTTTACTTCTGTCCAGAACAAAATTTAATGTCTGTTGGTATTAATGAGGATAATTTATATTAGAATACGAACTTAGGCCCCATAACAAGTTATTTCATTTTAGCTTAGTCTTCTAAAGTTACCCATCTACCTTGAGCTGTATTAAGTGGCACGTTAACTTTATGActcattttgtttctttgtgttttttgtaatGAAGATTGTAAGATTTACAAATGTGAATCTGTAATTGTTGGACTACAAAGTTACAAAGGGTGTCTATGATAAGTAAAGCTAGTAATAAGAaccatggtttttttttttctttttctttttttcttttttttgttctggCCAGACTGTGTAGCTATGGGGTGTACTGAACACATGTGGAAATGTTTAGTGAATGTAAAAGTCAGAGATCATTAAGTCACACACAAAACCAATTAGACTAGAAGCAAAGTCCTTATGCTACATTAAGGTTAATATATAATAAGCACATTCACTTCAGACAACACAAAAACCATTCCTCACAACGTTTTGATACTGCTCTCTGTCAACAAAGACAGGACAATTTGGTGGAAATATCTATTTGAGTGTTTTCCAACCAATATTGCTATTGAAATAGCTGTCCAGACCTGTGTTTACAaccaaaattattttgttttaagatTTTACTTTATCATTAAGTTGGCTGGTCAAAGCCAAttagctttttttctttttcttcctatTATTTTGTTCAGCACAATTTCTGTAAACATAGTCGTGAGTtccatttttcgagctacaacCATTAAGTCTGGCACATTCGTAGCACTGATAGTGTAGATTTATTCATGTAGTTTTCTGACTTATAGGATGTGAccatgccctgtgaaggactggcgtcccctccggggtgtattcccgccttgcgcccgatgattccaggtaggctctggaccccccgcgaccctactGAATTTACTGAATATTGTTTACAAATTAGCATGCAAGTTAAAGGTGATGGTGGTTGAACATTGTATTTATTTGGAATGGTAATATGATAATGAAAGTTTCAACCTGTTAGCCAAATATTCACATGAAGACTGCAGTCTTTATTCTGCAGTCATCATCTTATTATTCTGGATTCAAGTTGATTTTTCTATGAGAGAACAAAACCAGAACTGGCCTGCCCCACTCAGATAACAATGCCCTCCTCATATATTCTTCATAAATGTAAGATAAAACAGAGGACCCATGAAATAGCTGTGTTTAATCTAGAGAGCgtctatgaaataaaatatgaaataaatattacagtCCAAAATTAGAAGCCCCAACTTGAAATTCTTTCAGCTTTGTAGGAATGAGACCTGAAACACCTTAGGTATGTTACTTTCACATTTACTGCCAAGTCCAAACATTTTCTCTCTGGCAGAAAAGGTTAAAGCATCTATCACATCTGGAAAATCTAGAATATTGATTTTTCTACTTGAAACAGCAACCTCTCAGTCTTCAAAACCAATGGAATGAATAAATCagtttttaatcttgttttgGAGCTGAGAAAAGTTTTTCCCTgtcatattttttcttttatttgtaaCATGTGTTATGCTaagaacataaataaataaaataaaataaaataaataaaagtgtaacATATACAGGCTGCAGAAATTTTGTCATGGGACTAGCTCCAGTTGCAGCCCTGGGGAGTCCCTTTCCCtccacatttttaatttatccCTTCCCAGTCACTCATGGAGCAGTACAACAGAGAAATAATAAGCAAGTTATGAGTTGGATGACattatatcatttatttaattatttatttttaatcctaTGTTACAGAGTTATAATGACAAATAATCCCATTTTGTAGAGTTTAGGAAGCCTTAAAGTTTTAAGGGTCATAAGGGGTTATAAAAAGTTTTACCAGTCTTTAGTGAATCAGCTCTAAAAATTACAACCTGTCTGAATCCATATTTGGGTCTTGTTGTTGACCTTGGCATTTCTGTTtgggaaaatataaaaaatatagttACTACAACAAACTATACGTCTAAATGGCATTGGCTACTGTTAAAAGGCTTTGATTAAGATGACTTACCTTTCTGTCAATAAGGCAGTAGACAGTGAGGATGAGAAGCCCCCCGCTTACTATGGATAGCGATATGAAGCCCAGTCTGTAGAAGCTCTCCTCTGAGGAAGTCTGGTGAATTTGTTCTAGCAGGCCTAGAGAGGCCTCTGGATTTAACACATAAAAGACTTAAATCATTAATACTGAAATTATTGTTGTTCTGGTCTGTCGGAGGGCCTGAGTGTACCTGTACTGGTGGGCAGCGGTGTAGTGGccacagctgtgtgactgctgtaCTCTGTCTCACAGGTCCAGTCCACAAATGTATGCGTTTGTGTGATGAGCTGCAGGTAGAGAACAAGAATCTCTTCAGCTCTCTGCAGGGCTCGCAAAGGAGAATCAGTAAACTCCTTCTCAAATTCCACAGGGTCCTCCTAGAGGAAGAGGGGAGAAAATTTaatgggggggaaaaaaagattgCT
This window contains:
- the csf1b gene encoding macrophage colony-stimulating factor 1b — translated: MDIPGPCRHSITKDHLLLMKKLINNQLWNGCSITYKFIERKNLSAVCYVKAALPCVLDLLSVHFKYARGSDSALSVLSLKNLILNIYSQRCVPALNEELEEDPVEFEKEFTDSPLRALQRAEEILVLYLQLITQTHTFVDWTCETEYSSHTAVATTPLPTSTEASLGLLEQIHQTSSEESFYRLGFISLSIVSGGLLILTVYCLIDRKQQSSELGSPRQENYLQNSSSQATVQRIK